A window of Panicum virgatum strain AP13 chromosome 8K, P.virgatum_v5, whole genome shotgun sequence contains these coding sequences:
- the LOC120644703 gene encoding phytosulfokines 2-like, producing MAPSSPPRRAALLLLSLLLLSAVAHAARESPAVARSSRGHAELRGQRGEVDGEEEKAAGFTAADDGDGPCGGGGGGGEAAEEGEECLVRRTLVAHTDYIYTQGGGHN from the exons atggcgccgtcgtcgccgccacggcgagccgcgctgctgctgctgtctctCCTGCTCCTCTCCGCCGTCGCCCACGCGGCGCGggagtcgccggcggtggcgaggtcgTCGAGAGGCCACGCGGAGCTCCGGGGCCAGCGCGGAGAG gtggacggcgaggaggagaaggcggcgggattcacggcggcggacgacggcgacggcccgtgcggcggcggagggggaggaggcgaaGCAgccgaggagggggaggagtgcCTGGTGAGGCGGACGCTGGTGGCGCACACCGACTACATCTACACCCAGGGAGGAGGCCACAACTAG